Proteins encoded in a region of the Quercus lobata isolate SW786 chromosome 8, ValleyOak3.0 Primary Assembly, whole genome shotgun sequence genome:
- the LOC115955360 gene encoding serine/threonine-protein kinase D6PK-like, with product MSMASKSSTRTSPEKQRKLIGSQTVEGNFRRPAPLQITKTSKSEPVTPRKLPKGVQEITLKQVPVETIAEKGSLSSHQKESNNSLAKRLDSSLSLSDPKQVPANVRPAVKETKGSLEGGADQEKKTLEHGLSPASAKVSDGTSSLGKTSGSAKISDRVDYVESGKSSICRGSTSSDVSDESTCSSLSSTINKPHKANDIRWEAIQAVRAKDGVLGLNHFRLLKKLGCGDIGSVHLSELSGTKCYFAMKVMDKASLASRKKLLRAQTEREILQSLDHPFLPTLYTHFETEKFSCLVMEFCPGGDLHTLRQRQPGKHFSEQAVKFYVAEVLLALEYLHMLGIVYRDLKPENVLVREDGHIMLSDFDLSLRCAVSPTLVKSSALDSEPLRKNTVYCVQPACIEPSCIQPSCVVPTTCFGPRLFSSKSKKERKPKNEMGNQVSPLPELIAEPTNARSMSFVGTHEYLAPEIIKGEGHGSAVDWWTFGIFLYELLFGKTPFKGSGNRATLFNVVGQPLRFPESPVVSFSARDLIRGLLVKEPQHRLAYKRGATEIKQHPFFEGVNWALIRCASPPEIPKPVEIEQIPGPMASTSDKAAPAGYPDQNYLEFDFF from the exons ATGTCGATGGCCTCAAAATCCAGTACCAGAACTTCTCCAGAGAAGCAGAGAAAATTAATTGGTAGTCAAACAGTAGAAGGAAACTTTCGTAGGCCTGCACCCTTGCAGATTACAAAGACAAGCAAATCAGAGCCGGTTACTCCAAGAAAATTACCAAAGGGTGTCCAAGAAATCACATTGAAGCAGGTTCCTGTAGAAACCATTGCGGAAAAAGGATCACTGAGTTCTCATCAAAAGGAGTCCAACAACTCTTTAGCTAAAAGATTAGATTCAAGTTTATCGTTAAGTGATCCAAAACAAGTGCCAGCTAATGTAAGACCTGCGGTGAAGGAGACTAAGGGTTCACTAGAAGGTGGGGctgatcaagaaaagaagacATTGGAGCACGGACTTAGCCCGGCTTCAGCTAAAGTCAGTGATGGAACTAGCAGTCTTGGGAAGACTAGTGGGAGTGCCAAAATTAGTGACCGTGTAGATTACGTCGAGAGTGGGAAAAGCAGCATCTGTAGAGGTAGCACAAGCAGTGATGTGAGTGATGAAAGCACTTGCAGCAGCTTAAGTAGCACTATTAACAAACCTCACAAGGCAAATGACATACGATGGGAAGCCATACAGGCTGTCCGAGCAAAAGATGGCGTGTTGGGTTTGAACCATTTTAGACTTCTAAAGAAGTTAGGTTGTGGAGATATTGGAAGTGTCCATCTTTCTGAGTTGAGTGGAACAAAATGTTATTTTGCAATGAAGGTTATGGACAAAGCATCTTTAGCAAGCCGTAAAAAACTGCTTCGGGCTCAGACAGAAAGAGAGATACTACAGTCTTTAGACCATCCCTTCCTCCCGACCTTGTATACCCATTTTGAGACGGAAAAGTTTTCTTGTTTGGTGATGGAGTTCTGCCCTGGAGGTGACTTGCACACACTTCGGCAGAGGCAACCAGGGAAGCATTTTTCTGAACAAGCAGTAAA GTTCTATGTAGCTGAGGTTCTCCTTGCTTTGGAGTATCTACACATGCTTGGAATAGTTTATCGTGACCTCAAGCCAGAAAATGTCCTTGTGAGAGAAGATGGACACATTATGCTTTCTGATTTTGACCTTTCCCTCCGCTGTGCTGTAAGCCCAACATTAGTTAAGTCTTCTGCACTTGATTCTGAACCCTTGCGCAAGAACACAGTTTACTGTGTCCAACCAGCTTGCATTGAGCCCTCCTGTATCCAACCATCTTGTGTGGTGCCTACAACATGTTTCGGGCCTCGTTTATTTTCAAGCAAATCCAAGAAAGAACGAAAACCCAAGAATGAAATGGGAAACCAAGTCAGCCCATTGCCAGAGCTTATTGCCGAGCCAACCAATGCTCGCTCAATGTCATTTGTTGGAACCCACGAGTACTTGGCACCTGAAATTATCAAAGGTGAAGGGCATGGTAGTGCTGTTGATTGGTGGACTTTTGGGATCTTTCTCTATGAGCTCTTGTTTGGCAAGACTCCTTTCAAGGGATCAGGGAATCGGGCCACCTTGTTCAATGTTGTAGGTCAACCACTACGATTCCCAGAGTCACCAGTGGTGAGCTTTTCGGCAAGAGACTTGATAAGAGGCTTACTAGTGAAAGAACCACAGCATAGGTTGGCATATAAACGTGGAGCAACAGAGATTAAACAGCATCCCTTTTTTGAAGGCGTAAACTGGGCTTTGATTCGTTGTGCTAGCCCACCAGAGATTCCAAAGCCAGTCGAGATTGAGCAAATTCCAGGCCCTATGGCATCAACTAGTGACAAAGCTGCTCCTGCTGGTTACCCTGATcaaaattatttagaatttgatttcttttaa